Proteins from a genomic interval of Clostridium sp. M62/1:
- a CDS encoding DUF6465 family protein produces the protein MAAPRKKTAAKTTAAKEVKAMEPAAEVEVKAEAAGSQAEAKAPAKKTAARKTAAPKKEAAKKAEPKKEAKSRVFVQYLGKEISTDALAAEAKKAFVAAGHKEEEIETIDIYVKPEENAAYYAVNGIGSEAYRIQL, from the coding sequence ATGGCAGCACCTAGAAAGAAAACTGCAGCAAAGACTACAGCCGCGAAGGAAGTGAAGGCAATGGAGCCTGCAGCTGAGGTGGAAGTGAAGGCAGAGGCAGCAGGATCTCAGGCGGAGGCTAAGGCTCCGGCGAAGAAGACGGCAGCCAGAAAGACAGCAGCTCCAAAGAAGGAAGCGGCAAAGAAGGCTGAGCCGAAGAAGGAGGCTAAGTCCCGCGTATTTGTTCAGTATCTTGGCAAGGAAATCTCCACCGATGCTCTCGCTGCAGAGGCCAAGAAGGCATTTGTGGCAGCAGGACACAAAGAGGAAGAAATTGAGACGATCGATATCTATGTAAAGCCGGAGGAGAATGCCGCATACTACGCAGTAAACGGCATAGGCTCTGAAGCGTACAGGATTCAGTTATAA